From the Gadus chalcogrammus isolate NIFS_2021 chromosome 18, NIFS_Gcha_1.0, whole genome shotgun sequence genome, the window GCTTGGAGATTTCGTCGCGAtcttttgtggtgtgtgtgtgtgagatcgtCTTTGCGCTTTCGTTAAACACTTCGTAGTTCATACTAGATCCGACCTATACGTGTGGTTCATAATGCGAATAGCgaagtaaaaaaagaataattttCAATAAAAGCTTTCGATCGGTTTGCCTTAACAATCGAGATGGTGTGGGTATTGTTTTCTTCCGTCTTGTggtgggagggggcggggggttatAGTCCGGACGACATTCTCTTACTGAGCCGCCAAGTGGCGCTGTTTCATCAGCATATGTGTTATGCGATACCCAAGTTGTTATTATCAAATGATCAACGTTTAATCACAGGTATGGATTGCGTCCTGGACCCACAATCGGGCATGTACATATTTTTGTGTGAGATATTGGGTGAGAATTTCAAGGCATTTTAATGAAATCACAGTCTTCATGAAGGCAAATCAGTCAAATCTTCTCTGAGCAACTCCAAACCTATTAACACACTTCATTGAGATCAAAAAGCAAACCCTTATAATTTTTAAACCACTGTTATGTTACAACTGTTCTGAAGAAACCTTCCTAAGTTAACAAGACAAAATTACCTTACAAATGCTAATTTGACGCCCTGTTTACACGACGACGCTTGCGGGTGAAAATGACCAAATATTTGATCAGATGTGCCTCACCATAAAATGTTCCAGGTGATATTCATGTGCCCCACTGGAACGCCTCCACAAAGACACACTTGCGTCTATGCGAATCCTGCAGGCCTGTAAAGTAAGTGTGCCTATGCTACAAGTAGAAGACAGGAAGTGGCCGTTGCTCTGCATGTGCACCTTTCGTCTGCAACTCACCGCATTGTTCAATCCAGATGGTACGTTCTgagcctctctcctcttcccttacCACAAGCCTCTCCTTTTAATAACCGTCCTAACCCCGGTGTCAGCGCGGGTGACACATACACGTTTCAATGTTTTTCAATTGGACAATGAGCCAACTTTCTTGTGTCTTGTTTGATGTGAGGGTGGTCGGGCATGATGGGGCATCGGTCAGAGAGTCAATCGCCAAGCGAACGTTGGGTTTGATGGATGAGGTGCTTTTGCAAAACCCGCTGTATGCCTTCTGTGGTCCTGTAACTGGTGATACCCCGTGGCGGACTCggactgtttgaagggcaggggcgaaaaaataaaaagggcacattctgcaCAACATGGGGCCCAACCAGCCTGCAAAAAGCTATGATGCATCATGCATGGGACTTTCTCTCATACCCACCACTCTAGAGGGCACTTTTTGTCAACCATGGAGGCACTGTAAGGGCATTAGGGCACTCATTGAGGCACGTTATcgaattttcttgttctagaaggctcatcatcataatttattgtatgaaggggcaCCACAGGGCACCCAataatttttttcacatgtaaagggcagccaataaggcacctCCTCTCGTATTCGTCACTCTTGAGgacactttttcaaccatggaggcacgggggggggggttgcggtgATACTAAAGTCAGTGCGGCTCCGTTTATGAGCGGCCTATAAACAACTGATGAGGATAAATAGTCAATATTTAAGTTAGAAAAAAAGTGCATTACAGTAATGCGTTGAACTGGATTTCTAACCCCCGCCCCCTTGACAGGAAACTGTCTACACTGAAGCGGTTTCAGGGGCCCACTTTGTTTCCAACACTGATCAATTGCAGAAGATGTTATTGTCAATATATGTTGAGGTGAGTACATacatattcattttttttagttTCATTATGTTTGCCCTAAATGTGTAACTATGTCAATGAAATGAgagaataaaacaatgaatgCATGCTTTTATGTTTTCATCTTAGCTGGCGTTTCTACATTTAGCAACCTCAAGTCCTAAAATAGTGGGGAATTGCAAAGAAAATGGTACTTTAAACTGTGATGGAATCGAAAAGGGTGTGCAATACAACGCTATCACATGGACCAAGGTTAGTTAGTTTGCAGGTAAATACTGTACtgtattttaatttaaatgaaaatcAGTTAAAATCCTATCAGACATTCAACATTTGATCTGCGTTCATCTATTACGCATCCATATTATAGCAATGTTGAGACAAAGAGCTCTGGCTCAAATGGgatcaaaataaaagcagcCCCCTACAAAGAAATGATCATTTTCTTTCTATTGGGGACAGCATCCGTCTTTCCGTATAATCAGAAGAAGCCGTGGTCAGATTTGGCTATATGATTTCAATCGGACTGCTTACCTGACCGATGAAAACAGCCTTCTTCTCCCTGACCTTACGCCTGAAGACTCAGGAACCTACGAGTGTCTGATCGGGGCAATCCCCGGGGGTAAGAACTCCAAGTCCGAGGTGTTCCTGGAGGTTCCAGGTAGGCAGTACGTTTTACACAGCCCGTGCTCAGGTAAACATTGGCCCTAGTTTAGTCATTAGTTGATTAGGGCCAAAAGGCACCTTGAagaatttttcattttttttaggATTTCTAATGATGCAATTAAAACGTTGTTTTTGTTAcagataaataatataatattattatagaaAGGAGCCCTTGCCTACAACCATACTAGCTCTAACAACATACCAACAAatatatttactttttttaGACTTGATTTTATAATTTGATATAAAGAATGTATTTATACTTTAATCCCAAAACAAGAAGGCCTATTTAACTTTGTATAAACCGTCATGCAACAAGGACTAAATGTGTTTTCACATCAAAAAAGTATATGCTGATTAATTTAGGCCATTCACTTTTAATAAGCATTTACATAGGCCTAGAATTAAAAAGTAGGATACATTCTTTagtttaaaggttgggtatggaattcttgcttttttggccatttttgcagaattacttgaaatccttatcataacccacttacagccactgagttagaagtactgacatgaaaattaaaattGTTTGGGGGGGGAGTAAAACAATTATCATTCTGTCACAATACGAAAAATTAACTATCAGTTTATATTTATCTGGTCATTTGAATATTCGAAAGGACAagattttcttctttctcttttctttcgcCAATAATTTGTAGTATGGCCTCCCACCCTTGGTACTTACACTCCTTCATTGAAGTGTATATTCCAACTAAATACAACTTCTGGTTTGTTTtctattgtctttttttttttatctcataatcaacattttaaaacatATTGACATCTaaatcaatacatttaaatgtaagaaataaaataaaaatctgttCTCTAGAAAACAAGAATTGTATCTGAATTGCAATTACTGTGCTTTGCTGCTGAGCCTCCATCGTGCCGATGAGTGTCTCTTGACTTTCTGCAGTTTGTGTGACTGAGCCCCCCGTTCCTGAGCCACCTGATCTGCCCATCCCACAGACAGTTGGCTGTTTCCTGGCCATATGCCTTCTCAAACTTCTTCTGCCCATCATTGTGGtaagttattattttattttttgtaatcaTTCAGTTGCAGAGAATCTTGAGGCCTTTGGCTCATGAGTGAGTAGCCTGGCCTGTAGTCCTACATTGAAGGTACCTCATTCCCTTTATGATGAtatctacagtagcctattcgtTTTACATGTATATGTCATTGTTAAGGCACCATGAGTCTAGAACCGCAGAAAGCAAGATGTCAAAGAATATAGCTTTAGCTTTTGGCGTTCCCTGTCACATTGCAGTGCTTTAATAATTTCTAAACAACAAGGTCCGAGCAGATCTtgatacatgtttttttttattttcccacAGGCCCAAGTATTTCACGGCTTGCGGAGAGAAGTGAAGAGTGAGAACCCCCTGCCTTTgagttaatttaatttaagttgTAATATTAGTTGTATTCCTTTGTATACCATAACAGCTGACTTTGTGTGCATCCCACCCCTTTATGCTATATTATCCAATAGTACTTTTAAAGAATAATTTTCTGTACTTGCTATTGAAGGATTGAATCCTCTTTCTGTCATCCTAAAGATACCTTGTCATTAGACAGCCCATAGGGTATGGGCATTTAACGTCAGATGATGGAGTTGCTGAATTTTGTTCCATAGTTCAAGTGGAATATTTATGGACAGGACATGGACATCTACTGGCAGGGCTTTAAGTTGCaggtcctaaccctaaccgttcCTTCCAAGTATTTTTTCAAAGTAAATCAATACAATAACTTATACCACAACATGTTAAATGGCCCACATGATCCTGATTGTTCAGTAACCATCACGTTCCAAGAgtgtttatgttattatattataaaaaaaaaaaaatgaaatgcaacGCGTAATAATCTATCTATTTAAGCCGATTAAGTTGATAAAACAACGATATAGATAGAAGTAACTATTATCTAATCATAGTCCTAACTGTTTTTATTCAACGTCTCCCCCGTTTGCTGCCTTAATACAATGACGATTTGGTGGATACTAATATGATAGAATATGTTAGCAATCATGAAAATGTTTCACGATAGTGGCTTCATCCAGATTACAAACAAacagcgccacacacacacacacacacacacacacacacacacacacacacacacacacacacacacacacacacacacacacacacacacacacacacacacacacacacacacacacacacacacacacacacacactgtgtgaagtttaGTTTTAGGCAGACAGCATTTTTACTCCAGTTTGTTTGTAAGATACAATTGTTTCCCAAATTCGTTTTACTAGCATCCCTACAatcaggggtggactgggacaaaaattcagccctggcattttctgtccagaacagtccactacattatcagcactaggggtggaaCGAGACAAACGGGAggaaccctgtatgtacttgattaaaacaatttaatcaagtacatacatctGAATAATAGTAGAGCACTGTaaatagcagttgttgcttcttcttttttttcaagtttgtgtctcttgtcCTGCCAACAAGAAAGTtgtgaaacccgaacaggaagttaacagacctgctgtggtcgctgcatctccacccCCCATATCTACAAAAACCTTGTTAAATAACAaacttgatccaacgctaaattctctcttgcagtgactgtgaaaatcttttggtgtaagcccagcattagttaaaggagacatattatggtgttttcccgaCAAGTAAACAtcgtatttgagttccagaaaacatgtttttgaagctgtttgctggaaataacTTTTAATAATGTAATGAAAGGTAGTAGCCTATAACTTGTTTATATAGGTAGGAATAGTTATAGAATAGGATAGAATCGGCGCTGGTCGCGCTAGCATCCTGGGTCGGCAGAGAGGAAGATGTAGGTGTTGTGAATCCCagctctccttcatctcctggtTGCAGGTATGACTCCGAGACCGTTCGTGTATGTTTAAGGTACCTAAACGACAACGGCAGACGGCTGCAGCATTGTCCTTTACTGGAATGATGTTTAAACTTTCAGATCACTTGGAGGCTTGAGCTTGTGTGTCTGTAACTGTCTGCTGAACTCGCGACGAAAcctcaaccttttttttttaaattgaacaATGCATATTTAGACAATTTTTGCACAAATTAAAagccgcttattacacggctatgTTGCCAAagcgaaaaaataacttcacaaggtgtgtctttttataatTACCATTcgcagtgttgatcagcagagaaatagtccgcatAAGACGtttacgttgcttagcaaccgaatagtGTGCGATATCACCGGATATCACAGAGGGAAAAACACTTCCCTTGACACTTTCGTTCAACAGCATTGAAAAGAGCCGtgcaataaattaaaaatatattatatatatatatatttttttttttcagaaacgTTTTGGGTGGGCCTGTTGAACAGTGCCTGTTAAACGCTGAATAAAAAGTGAGAACGCAACGCCACTTTAGCGTTTTCTGTCAAGATCGTCTCCGTCTAAGAAATGCTGATTGTGATTTTAAATCATGATGAATCATGGCCGTTAGGAATAGTACTTTTACAATGGGTTGGCTTTGCCCCAGGACATGATAGAACACACAAAACTAATCCCAAACAAATGTGTATTTTACATCCTTCATTTGCTTTCGGTAAAATTCATCAAAGTATTCCGCTTCTGCTGCAGTTAGATGATTCTTCCAGTCTCCAGCAATACCTGAAAAAGAAGATATATGATAAATGATGAAGAAGTATTGAGGACTAATGATAAGATCAACCataaatgtgtgtttctgctcTTAGTAATCCCTTACCTTTCCTGAGGAACTCTGACACATTCTGGTCCATCATTGTACTTGGCACCAGGGAGTAGTTCGACATCTTGTTCTTCTTCATATTCTTAAACACACATCGATCGGTAATCTTCCTTATCATCTCAGAATCCAGAGGTGTGTCCAAGAACTGAGCCATCCGGGTCACAGAGGCCTCCAGATCCTACAGCAACAGAGGTTACCAAAGCACAGTTACTAGAGtattcattatcatcatcatccccatcTTCATCTGTatgaatatatcaatatataatcTAAATATGTGTCTTTATTATTAGTAGCATTAAATATAACCAGTTTAAGTTTTAAGATGGATCTAGATTCTTATAATGTACATGATTAACAGAGCTGTATTTGCAGTCTTCCTACCAGGATCATCTCTTCATAGGAGATGTACATGATGTGCTGTTCTGTGGCAGACAGCCAGCCCTTCACGTGATCGAACCACGAGCCAAAAATCACTAAGGTTAGAGATGAAAAAAAGTTTATGTGAATGTGCAATGGCCAAAGTCGACCGAATACCTGTCTCTGGATTAAATATTAAGCCAAGCagtttaaacaaacacaaagggtAAAAGTGAACAAACGCTATACACAAGCAATCCATATACTGTATACCTTTTCCATCAAGAAATATGTTGAGAAATTCAGTCTGTGTCCCTGGACTAACCAAGTAGGAGGCCATCCTACTAAAGTGAGAGTAGGAAGTGAATACATCTCTCGGGTTCCTCATCACATAAATTACCTAAattacaaagaaaaacacaaacacacacacacgcatgtacacacacacacacacacacacacacacacacacacacacacacacacacacacacacacacacacacacacacacacacacacacacacacacacacacacacacacacacacacacacacacacgtggcttTACCTCAGCAATAACATTTTGATTGTTACTCATCCCAATTCACCTAGCAGGCAAGAACATCTGCTCAATGACTAAATTATAAAGTCGGAGCATACAAATAGTTCAAAACTTAAAGATATGTGTTTACAAATGTCCACAGTTTACAGGGACATTTCCATTGGTTTATATCTTTCAATAATGAACCTGTATGGCTCCAAGCTGTATAGCATACCCTCGGTTTGACCTTGAGGAAGCCCGTTGACATCATGTTGTACTGGAAGTGAGTAACGAAGACCCGTGGGGACGGTCTCTGGTCCAGGTTATAGATAAATGCTCTGGCCTCCAACCAGGGGACCCGGTCCCAGTTGGGCACCGTGTCCACCACTGCTGGGTCTCCCTGGCTCAGGATCAGGGGTACTATCTCCTGCATCCATGTTGTCCCTGAAAGCATCACGCAGGGTGTTATTGTGGGGTTTGTGGTGCTGTTGTGTACTTCCTGTTGCAGTCGTCTTTTTTGATTCATGCGCTTATTTTTTGCCAACTGGTTGTGATATCAAAAAAATTGTATCATAATTATAAAATTCATACCACAGTATAAATCAGTGCTGATCAATATTGGTCAATATGGTTCCAAGGGTATGACTATTATTTTGATTACTCTTCTGCACGTGGACACCTCCACAAATCCAACAATATGCGCAGATCCGTCAAGAAAAAATAGTGTGTAATAAAGTATGTGTAATAATAGCAAGTGTTTATTACACATAGTCTATGTCCATGTCCATACTTGATGTTACAAGTTATTATCAAACTTTCCACCTACATACTACTTTGAAACTAGTTTAGCAaaactaattattattattagttgaaTCCATCATACCTCATTTACTTCCACTGCGTGACCAGGAAAACTCTTACCTGACTTGGGATAAGTAACAATCAGAATGTCATTTGGACGAAAAGAGAACTCCTCGTAGTATTTCAGGCTCTCTTGGTTATGAATTTTTTTGAGTAAATATACGCCCTTGTACACGGTATACAGCTCTTCTTCTGTCATATCTGCAACCTGTATGATAGGAATGGTAGTTGACAAGTGAAAGACATAGAAGCATTCAGACTTTGCTCTACAGTCCTGAATCAATGAAGGTTaacaaaagtaaataataaaGGAATTGCATGCTGTTCTATTACTTCTAGGTGTGCATGGTCGGTGAAGTTCAACCCTATTTTATGCAGGCCTAATTAATAGCCGTCCTACCAACAGGTTTATGACGACGGGGTTGATTCCATTCGTTGACTTCCGGCCCCGAACTAACAAAAAGGTATTCTCGTCCTCAGGAGTTCTCCTCTCATGACAGAACTCGTGCAACGGGATGCTCAACATTAGGCTTATGGGTGAGAGCCATAGGGCACAACAGTGACCTCACCCTTTTCCTGGGAAGTCAATTTCCCATGAATTTTCTCTATTGACCTTTCTGAGAATCGTTAAATAAAGAGTTGTTAGCCAAGCCAATTATCCGACAAAAACGTTTGATTCAGAGCCAAATATTTGGTAAACGGAAGCAAAGGCAAAGGTACAAGCAGGGCCATTAATCGCCATATGCAGACTATGTTGTTGAATCGTGCCCCTAATGACACAAGGGGACCCAATATTACATTTCATCCTTTTTTGTATTATGTTTTATTCTTTTAATT encodes:
- the LOC130371962 gene encoding sulfotransferase 2B1-like isoform X3 produces the protein MQEIVPLILSQGDPAVVDTVPNWDRVPWLEARAFIYNLDQRPSPRVFVTHFQYNMMSTGFLKVKPRVIYVMRNPRDVFTSYSHFSRMASYLVSPGTQTEFLNIFLDGKVIFGSWFDHVKGWLSATEQHIMYISYEEMILDLEASVTRMAQFLDTPLDSEMIRKITDRCVFKNMKKNKMSNYSLVPSTMMDQNVSEFLRKGIAGDWKNHLTAAEAEYFDEFYRKQMKDVKYTFVWD
- the LOC130371967 gene encoding uncharacterized protein LOC130371967, encoding MRILQACKETVYTEAVSGAHFVSNTDQLQKMLLSIYVELAFLHLATSSPKIVGNCKENGTLNCDGIEKGVQYNAITWTKHPSFRIIRRSRGQIWLYDFNRTAYLTDENSLLLPDLTPEDSGTYECLIGAIPGGKNSKSEVFLEVPVCVTEPPVPEPPDLPIPQTVGCFLAICLLKLLLPIIVAQVFHGLRREVKSENPLPLS
- the LOC130371962 gene encoding sulfotransferase 2B1-like isoform X1, with the protein product MLSIPLHEFCHERRTPEDENTFLLVRGRKSTNGINPVVINLLVADMTEEELYTVYKGVYLLKKIHNQESLKYYEEFSFRPNDILIVTYPKSGTTWMQEIVPLILSQGDPAVVDTVPNWDRVPWLEARAFIYNLDQRPSPRVFVTHFQYNMMSTGFLKVKPRVIYVMRNPRDVFTSYSHFSRMASYLVSPGTQTEFLNIFLDGKVIFGSWFDHVKGWLSATEQHIMYISYEEMILDLEASVTRMAQFLDTPLDSEMIRKITDRCVFKNMKKNKMSNYSLVPSTMMDQNVSEFLRKGIAGDWKNHLTAAEAEYFDEFYRKQMKDVKYTFVWD
- the LOC130371962 gene encoding sulfotransferase 2B1-like isoform X2, which produces MEKVADMTEEELYTVYKGVYLLKKIHNQESLKYYEEFSFRPNDILIVTYPKSGTTWMQEIVPLILSQGDPAVVDTVPNWDRVPWLEARAFIYNLDQRPSPRVFVTHFQYNMMSTGFLKVKPRVIYVMRNPRDVFTSYSHFSRMASYLVSPGTQTEFLNIFLDGKVIFGSWFDHVKGWLSATEQHIMYISYEEMILDLEASVTRMAQFLDTPLDSEMIRKITDRCVFKNMKKNKMSNYSLVPSTMMDQNVSEFLRKGIAGDWKNHLTAAEAEYFDEFYRKQMKDVKYTFVWD